The Halomicronema hongdechloris C2206 genome includes a window with the following:
- a CDS encoding GPW/gp25 family protein: MIPPDGRHLSFPFRIAADGRTAQVDTLEQHVRDELIQLILTNPGERLFLPELGRGCGGWCLRMPERLRQQRPKPP, encoded by the coding sequence ATGATTCCCCCCGATGGCCGCCACCTCTCGTTCCCGTTTCGCATTGCCGCCGATGGCCGCACTGCCCAGGTCGATACCCTGGAGCAGCATGTGCGGGATGAGTTGATTCAGCTGATTCTGACCAATCCGGGAGAACGGTTGTTTCTGCCCGAGTTGGGCCGGGGGTGCGGCGGCTGGTGTTTGAGAATGCCGGAGAGATTACGGCAGCAGCGGCCAAAGCCACCCTGA
- a CDS encoding baseplate J/gp47 family protein gives MAGEHRTIWWRCWAYRLSPWVWGAGPPSPWGIQGDEPVAIPAGLGLKAQVEGLAKAADFQTTTEVTAYPHLSQFHLYRPFQLPRINTGTTQFSVRTVDLKNTGVDLNPGDRLFLVDVPSQPQTKRQIGVIQAVRERFDRTEIIMEGSWQQGDAQYRVSAYKLGRSFRHFGYNSPPEFVRLNSDGTAVSEVVDFSRSLQVENPNDSLAENTDAPAYAPLANPRAIPLESQVDDLSIGTPLLIQLILNRKKATDGKSVGGSTYFFARAIQAVFQASLTQGAISGGTTVVALTGQITTGDKVLTDIRSVELLEVIGQPFTLAGAYQEKSAADPKTLYFFGDGAAYRHLHQRPLALVNSVGHTELLTAVLPTYPPALDKQVKLRPVYLPDLKAPFTLADFPLLNPPSTTVYGNLLAATQGKPEQEAVLGNGDSRQAFQTFKLPNAPLTYLNSAGDTPPEVPELAVYVDNRQWTRVSSFFGQAPTAEVYIVREDAQGRTVGCSLGDGKTGARLPSGIKNIRAQYRTGNGAYGPLKLDTKVQATDRLPRLDQLWLPGVASGGTEPESGDNAKLAAPGQVQSLGRLVSLQDFETEALGIAGVAKAVAAWQRVDNVPAVVLTVLMETGRAAEVDQVRTLLNTYNRCRGPQRFPVLVQAGQRRYLYLRLVTSLDPAMRPELLTQAIHTALGVGKEGRQGLLALSQRRFGQPEYASRIEATVQQVEGVIWTQVKALGWFPATDAPTELTYPMAESRLSLVPCGADQLLALQPQHLQLQCAAAPQEAC, from the coding sequence GTGGCGGGAGAGCATCGCACGATCTGGTGGCGCTGCTGGGCCTATCGCCTCTCCCCCTGGGTTTGGGGGGCAGGGCCACCTTCGCCGTGGGGCATTCAGGGGGATGAACCGGTGGCGATTCCAGCCGGGTTGGGGCTGAAGGCCCAGGTGGAGGGATTAGCCAAGGCCGCTGACTTTCAAACGACGACTGAGGTCACCGCTTACCCTCACCTGTCCCAGTTTCACCTCTATCGGCCTTTTCAATTACCCCGCATCAACACTGGTACTACTCAGTTTTCCGTTAGAACCGTTGATCTGAAAAACACTGGGGTTGATCTCAACCCGGGGGATCGTCTCTTTTTGGTAGACGTGCCCAGCCAGCCCCAAACCAAACGTCAAATTGGAGTCATCCAAGCAGTGCGGGAACGCTTTGACCGCACCGAAATTATCATGGAGGGCAGCTGGCAGCAGGGCGATGCCCAGTATCGAGTGAGTGCCTATAAATTAGGACGCTCATTCCGTCATTTTGGCTATAACAGTCCTCCAGAATTTGTTCGCCTTAACAGTGATGGGACCGCCGTTTCAGAGGTCGTCGATTTTAGTCGGTCATTGCAGGTAGAGAATCCCAATGACTCGCTCGCTGAGAATACTGATGCGCCAGCTTACGCCCCCCTGGCTAACCCCCGGGCAATCCCCCTGGAAAGTCAAGTCGATGACTTATCCATTGGGACTCCTTTGCTCATACAGCTAATTTTGAACCGCAAAAAAGCGACGGATGGTAAATCCGTCGGTGGTTCGACATATTTCTTTGCGCGAGCCATCCAAGCTGTGTTCCAAGCATCCCTCACCCAAGGCGCTATATCTGGGGGTACGACTGTCGTAGCGCTCACGGGTCAGATTACTACAGGCGACAAGGTACTGACCGACATCCGGAGTGTGGAGCTCTTAGAGGTCATTGGTCAGCCATTCACACTGGCGGGAGCCTACCAAGAAAAATCAGCTGCTGATCCCAAAACCCTCTATTTCTTCGGTGACGGTGCTGCCTATCGACATCTGCATCAACGCCCCTTAGCTTTGGTAAATAGCGTAGGACATACCGAATTGCTGACAGCTGTGCTGCCTACCTATCCTCCAGCGCTTGACAAGCAAGTCAAACTGCGTCCGGTTTACCTGCCCGACTTAAAGGCACCATTTACCCTGGCAGATTTTCCCCTGTTAAACCCGCCGTCGACAACGGTGTATGGCAATCTATTGGCCGCCACCCAGGGTAAACCAGAGCAAGAAGCGGTGCTGGGTAATGGCGACAGTCGCCAGGCCTTTCAAACCTTCAAACTGCCGAACGCCCCGCTGACCTATCTCAACAGTGCCGGTGACACACCGCCTGAGGTGCCGGAACTCGCCGTTTATGTCGATAATCGGCAGTGGACGCGAGTGTCGTCCTTCTTCGGCCAAGCCCCCACCGCCGAGGTCTACATCGTACGAGAAGATGCCCAGGGGCGAACAGTTGGGTGCAGTTTGGGCGATGGCAAGACCGGTGCCCGCTTGCCCTCGGGGATAAAAAACATCAGGGCCCAGTACCGCACCGGCAACGGCGCCTACGGTCCCCTCAAACTGGACACCAAGGTGCAGGCCACCGATAGGCTCCCCCGCCTGGACCAGCTCTGGCTGCCGGGGGTGGCTAGCGGCGGCACCGAGCCCGAAAGCGGCGACAATGCCAAGCTGGCTGCCCCAGGCCAGGTGCAAAGCCTGGGCCGCTTAGTCAGCCTGCAAGACTTTGAAACCGAGGCCCTCGGCATTGCCGGAGTGGCCAAAGCCGTCGCCGCCTGGCAACGGGTGGATAACGTACCGGCGGTGGTGCTCACGGTGCTGATGGAAACCGGTCGCGCCGCAGAGGTTGACCAGGTGCGCACACTACTGAACACCTACAACCGCTGCCGCGGTCCCCAACGCTTTCCGGTGCTGGTACAGGCCGGGCAGCGGCGCTACCTCTACCTGCGCCTGGTAACCAGCCTGGACCCGGCCATGCGGCCAGAGCTGCTGACCCAGGCGATTCACACGGCCCTGGGGGTCGGCAAGGAGGGGCGCCAGGGTCTCTTGGCCTTATCCCAACGGCGCTTTGGCCAGCCAGAATATGCCAGCCGCATCGAGGCCACGGTGCAGCAGGTGGAGGGGGTGATTTGGACCCAGGTTAAGGCTCTGGGCTGGTTCCCGGCCACCGATGCCCCCACCGAGTTGACCTACCCCATGGCAGAATCGCGGCTGTCGCTGGTGCCCTGCGGGGCAGACCAGCTATTGGCCTTGCAGCCCCAGCATCTGCAATTGCAATGTGCCGCCGCCCCCCAGGAGGCGTGTTGA
- a CDS encoding phage tail protein, with protein sequence MTHSSQPKRVPLYDRLPQIYHVRDAEQSPPGQLRHYLAVVEAVFGEIHANIEALYHDFFIDTCDEWVIPYIADLLGTTHLKGEARTLRADVADTIALRRRKGTLDAIAWLTYNLSGWGVHGVELRENLLWTQHLNHQRPDAGGVPPYSLPGVSRFTPIRGGTVPVRDAAMLSLVNTPFDPFGHTVDVKPPGLDAVRYNLPNLAIFLWRLAAYRVTVSPPVIRDVIDNSAAGTGASFILRVDVHPLGQPLRLFNTSRFDPNQRPPVVSQLDQTPGPIPPARLNQGSAAGVPEAYVQVDTYDPASLSNPDLDTVDRLDIGAVGLQLHLPEPEFTNRSWPRSEPPPPPAWTLRGDNLCAWETGLARPLQNNEIAVDPVIGRLLIGVETAAAAAALETGLLLTHTYGAVGPVGAHPLSRQPLPDTWQGETVAVRPVNFHSDPNGLQAALHDIQTATAPIVIEIRDSMVHELDLGAIASPLDEAGGFNLRLNRSLIIRAASGQRPLIRLSQPLRFRPSRVFDPDPEVQTQLDAVMDRLTVRLEGLYLTRAAGFPAGDPLIARAALHSLELVDCILDPGGFQQLDGSRAPIRPALELANFYGFPPGSDQEVAFNQTPEIHLQRTISGPLTIDTDYRLFLTHALLDAGKGVGDAPDDSFAVAGPGSLPEGRWGPPTVVNGLTVFGRMRVDEIRGQGGIWVHALEVLHNQTGCLKFSYFSGQGDRLPQHHGCVTGPEARLRFISEICGQPAYGQLARSSDFRIRERGPGDDAMGAFGFLLEAHKWRNLQIRYREFMPLGVSPLLIPVT encoded by the coding sequence ATGACCCACTCTAGCCAGCCGAAACGGGTGCCCCTGTACGACCGTCTGCCCCAGATTTACCACGTACGCGATGCCGAGCAATCGCCGCCGGGGCAGCTGCGGCACTATTTGGCGGTGGTGGAAGCGGTGTTTGGTGAGATCCACGCCAACATCGAGGCCCTCTATCACGATTTCTTCATCGACACCTGCGACGAGTGGGTGATTCCCTACATCGCCGATTTACTGGGCACGACCCACCTCAAGGGGGAGGCCCGCACCCTGCGCGCCGATGTGGCCGACACCATTGCCCTACGGCGACGTAAGGGCACCTTGGATGCGATCGCATGGTTGACCTACAACCTCAGCGGCTGGGGCGTCCACGGGGTGGAGCTACGGGAAAATCTGCTCTGGACCCAGCACCTAAACCACCAACGGCCCGATGCCGGCGGTGTCCCCCCCTATAGCCTGCCTGGGGTCAGCCGCTTTACTCCCATTCGCGGCGGCACCGTACCGGTGCGGGATGCCGCCATGCTCAGCCTGGTCAACACCCCCTTCGATCCTTTCGGCCACACGGTGGATGTAAAACCGCCCGGCCTCGACGCGGTGCGCTACAACCTGCCCAACCTGGCCATTTTCCTCTGGCGGCTGGCGGCCTATCGGGTCACCGTGTCACCCCCCGTCATCCGGGACGTGATCGACAACAGCGCCGCCGGAACCGGAGCCAGCTTTATCCTGCGAGTGGATGTCCATCCCCTGGGGCAGCCGCTGCGGCTGTTTAACACCAGCCGCTTCGACCCCAACCAGAGGCCACCGGTGGTATCGCAGTTGGATCAGACCCCTGGCCCCATCCCCCCAGCCCGCTTGAACCAAGGCTCCGCCGCCGGGGTCCCTGAGGCCTATGTGCAGGTGGACACCTACGACCCAGCCAGCCTCAGCAATCCCGATCTAGACACCGTCGACCGCCTCGACATCGGTGCGGTGGGCCTGCAGCTGCATCTGCCCGAACCCGAGTTTACCAACCGCTCCTGGCCCCGCTCAGAGCCGCCGCCACCGCCTGCCTGGACCCTGCGAGGAGATAATCTCTGCGCCTGGGAAACCGGCCTGGCTCGCCCCCTGCAGAATAACGAGATCGCCGTCGATCCGGTGATTGGCCGCCTGCTGATCGGGGTGGAGACCGCCGCCGCGGCCGCCGCCCTGGAGACGGGATTGCTGCTGACCCACACCTATGGGGCGGTGGGACCAGTGGGGGCCCACCCGCTGTCCCGCCAGCCGCTGCCGGACACCTGGCAAGGGGAGACGGTGGCGGTGCGTCCGGTGAATTTTCACAGTGACCCCAATGGCTTGCAGGCGGCCCTACATGATATCCAGACCGCCACCGCCCCCATCGTCATCGAGATTCGAGACAGCATGGTGCATGAGCTGGATTTAGGGGCCATTGCATCCCCCCTCGACGAAGCCGGGGGCTTCAACCTGCGCCTCAACCGCAGCCTGATCATCCGGGCCGCCAGCGGTCAGCGCCCCCTGATTCGCCTCAGCCAACCGTTGCGATTTCGCCCCAGCCGAGTCTTCGATCCCGATCCCGAGGTGCAAACTCAGTTGGATGCGGTGATGGACCGCCTCACCGTGCGCCTAGAAGGACTCTATCTGACCCGAGCAGCGGGCTTCCCCGCCGGGGACCCCCTGATTGCCCGAGCCGCCCTGCACAGCCTGGAACTGGTGGACTGCATCCTGGATCCCGGTGGTTTCCAGCAACTGGACGGCAGTCGTGCCCCCATCCGCCCAGCCTTAGAACTAGCCAATTTCTATGGCTTTCCCCCCGGCTCCGACCAGGAGGTCGCCTTCAACCAAACCCCCGAAATTCACCTGCAGCGCACCATCAGCGGCCCCTTAACCATCGACACTGACTACCGCCTCTTTCTCACCCACGCCCTGCTCGATGCCGGCAAGGGAGTGGGCGATGCCCCCGATGACAGCTTTGCCGTGGCCGGGCCGGGGTCCCTACCAGAGGGACGCTGGGGGCCGCCTACCGTCGTGAATGGCCTCACCGTTTTCGGCCGCATGCGGGTAGATGAGATTCGCGGCCAGGGAGGCATCTGGGTCCATGCCCTAGAGGTATTGCACAACCAAACCGGCTGCCTCAAGTTCAGCTATTTCTCTGGCCAGGGGGACCGATTGCCCCAGCACCATGGCTGTGTCACTGGCCCGGAGGCGCGGCTGCGCTTCATCAGTGAGATCTGCGGCCAACCCGCCTACGGTCAACTGGCCCGCAGCAGCGACTTTCGCATTCGCGAACGCGGCCCCGGAGACGACGCCATGGGGGCCTTCGGATTTTTGCTAGAGGCCCATAAATGGCGAAATCTGCAGATTCGCTACCGCGAATTTATGCCCCTGGGCGTGAGCCCCCTATTAATTCCGGTGACCTGA
- a CDS encoding DUF6519 domain-containing protein has product MKGDFSNWYFDPNDNFSGVLEQQGRVRLDRDGLAQTQITTHWQDTTGQAVLGPGGDGHSRQCHRRL; this is encoded by the coding sequence ATGAAAGGCGACTTTTCCAACTGGTATTTTGACCCCAACGACAACTTCAGTGGCGTTCTAGAGCAACAGGGCCGGGTGCGTCTCGACCGCGATGGGCTGGCCCAGACTCAGATCACCACCCACTGGCAAGACACCACTGGCCAAGCCGTCCTGGGGCCGGGGGGTGATGGCCATTCCCGCCAATGCCATCGACGGCTTTAA
- a CDS encoding carboxypeptidase-like regulatory domain-containing protein: MAIPANAIDGFKVTAASVDAGQVVLTLQPGHGWADGRLVHLNGSDPVMRLATYLTPPIQTPGATVDSLEVGVRDAVVLDVWREALNGFQRPDTLIEPALGGPDTSERLHTAMALRLYRLSPGETCCTIATALQDPLASQGKLTVSLQPTEVIDGDCPVVAGGGYTGFEHLLYRIEIAQVDTGIPSFKWSQFNGGLVGRGRFNAATRRVMITANLQAISTARLDQFYLEAIQYDPLSPATPGRGHWRVTYGAQATLNSDNELELADTPLFGTIPSGDSPVFFRLWNGIEQIGDFLAPVPGNEPVELLDGIRLVFEAPAAANYRPGDYWTFPVRAGEVGNPETLIDAQPPAGIHYQRVPLAVLTWNEAQTLSFDNADIEDCREIFNPLTNQRVCCTFTVGDGRSSHGDFDAIEEALRHLPASGGEICLLPGLHETNAQLDNRHHIKIKGCDKHTRVVPRDREAPIFQVVDSRCIVLEHMDLVTLGGVAMALHGSEAGSLQDIDIGHNRVIACQQAIVVQQGQGIHIHHNLIRMLDKAGAGVAIYLAADDSRIDANDIGVIPAPSLPPVDQPGEEPVPDPTDPCAQLELIYGNIPVFTAYIAQIWAISLLFLPSNPFNALGGIQIAGGSERVAILDNQITGGAGNGIALGTSLAEFLAGLDLEGDATPPTINHDGPELWGGVRLAGSPQANLTLQFEPSDGTRLTALTDTAGTFLIEATPGTYQVSVLSPGYQIAAITPESRGEFGTFYQIELERSSLDLSDLIAFLYDLSIHHNTISTMGLAGIGLPTIEVPDDLASNNQTLSRLLGFYAQVLRIFGNPVLGLDITDNHIFQCFQNPLTQALRDLIGQRGLGGISLGLCADVTIHRNRIEKNGGVYTKPTCGIWITYGEEVDITP; this comes from the coding sequence ATGGCCATTCCCGCCAATGCCATCGACGGCTTTAAGGTCACCGCCGCCAGCGTCGACGCTGGCCAGGTGGTTCTGACCCTGCAGCCTGGGCACGGCTGGGCCGATGGGCGCCTGGTGCACCTCAATGGCAGTGACCCTGTCATGCGGCTGGCCACTTACCTAACCCCCCCGATTCAAACCCCAGGGGCCACCGTCGACAGCCTTGAGGTAGGGGTGCGCGACGCCGTGGTGCTAGACGTGTGGCGCGAGGCCCTGAACGGCTTTCAGCGACCCGACACTCTGATTGAACCGGCCCTGGGTGGCCCCGACACCAGCGAGCGGCTGCACACGGCCATGGCCCTGCGGCTCTACCGGCTCAGCCCGGGGGAAACCTGCTGCACCATCGCCACCGCCTTGCAAGATCCCCTGGCCAGCCAAGGCAAACTCACGGTCTCGCTGCAACCTACCGAGGTGATCGACGGCGACTGCCCGGTGGTGGCTGGTGGCGGCTACACCGGCTTCGAACATTTGCTCTACCGCATCGAAATTGCCCAGGTCGATACTGGCATCCCCAGCTTCAAATGGTCCCAATTCAATGGCGGCTTGGTGGGCCGGGGCCGGTTTAATGCCGCCACTCGGCGGGTGATGATTACCGCTAACCTGCAAGCCATCAGCACCGCCAGACTCGATCAGTTCTATTTAGAGGCCATCCAGTACGACCCCCTGTCACCGGCCACCCCGGGCCGGGGCCACTGGCGGGTCACCTATGGGGCTCAGGCCACCTTAAATAGCGATAACGAGCTGGAACTAGCCGATACACCGTTATTTGGCACCATTCCCAGCGGTGACAGCCCCGTTTTCTTCCGGCTGTGGAATGGTATTGAGCAGATCGGCGATTTTCTCGCCCCCGTGCCCGGCAACGAGCCGGTTGAACTCCTGGACGGCATTCGCCTGGTGTTTGAGGCTCCGGCCGCCGCCAACTACCGCCCTGGAGACTACTGGACCTTCCCGGTACGGGCGGGGGAGGTGGGCAACCCCGAAACCCTGATCGATGCCCAGCCCCCAGCAGGAATTCACTACCAGCGGGTGCCCCTGGCGGTGCTCACCTGGAATGAGGCGCAAACCCTCAGCTTTGACAATGCCGACATCGAAGACTGCCGGGAGATTTTCAACCCCCTGACTAACCAACGGGTATGCTGCACGTTCACCGTAGGCGATGGTCGCTCCAGCCACGGTGACTTTGATGCTATTGAGGAGGCCCTGCGTCATCTACCGGCCTCGGGGGGCGAGATTTGCCTGTTACCGGGGCTGCACGAAACCAATGCCCAGCTTGACAATCGGCACCATATCAAGATCAAGGGCTGTGACAAGCACACCCGGGTGGTGCCCCGCGACCGGGAAGCCCCGATCTTTCAGGTGGTCGACAGCCGGTGCATTGTTTTAGAGCATATGGATTTGGTCACCCTGGGCGGGGTAGCCATGGCCCTGCACGGCAGCGAAGCCGGTTCCCTGCAAGACATCGACATCGGCCACAATCGCGTTATCGCCTGCCAGCAAGCCATTGTGGTACAGCAGGGCCAGGGGATTCACATCCACCACAACCTGATCCGCATGCTCGACAAGGCCGGAGCCGGGGTGGCTATCTATCTCGCCGCCGACGATAGCCGCATCGACGCCAACGACATTGGCGTCATCCCTGCCCCTAGCCTGCCCCCCGTCGATCAACCCGGGGAGGAGCCAGTGCCAGACCCCACCGATCCCTGTGCCCAGTTAGAGCTGATTTATGGCAATATCCCGGTTTTCACCGCCTATATCGCCCAGATCTGGGCCATTAGCCTGCTGTTTTTGCCCAGTAATCCCTTCAATGCCCTAGGGGGGATTCAAATCGCCGGTGGTTCGGAGCGGGTAGCCATTCTCGATAATCAGATTACTGGCGGAGCCGGTAATGGCATTGCCCTGGGCACCTCCCTGGCCGAGTTTCTGGCCGGCTTAGACCTAGAGGGCGACGCCACACCCCCCACCATCAACCATGATGGCCCCGAGCTCTGGGGGGGAGTACGCTTAGCCGGCAGCCCCCAAGCCAACCTGACTCTCCAGTTTGAGCCCAGTGATGGCACCCGACTCACCGCCCTAACAGACACCGCCGGCACCTTCTTGATCGAGGCCACCCCTGGCACTTACCAGGTGTCGGTGCTCTCGCCAGGCTATCAAATCGCCGCCATTACCCCCGAGAGTCGGGGCGAATTCGGCACCTTTTATCAGATTGAATTAGAGCGCTCATCCCTGGATCTGAGCGATCTGATTGCCTTTCTCTACGACCTGTCCATTCACCACAACACCATCTCGACTATGGGGCTTGCGGGCATTGGCCTGCCCACCATTGAGGTGCCTGACGACCTAGCTAGCAACAATCAGACACTCTCGCGGCTGCTGGGATTCTATGCCCAGGTGCTGCGGATCTTCGGCAACCCCGTCCTGGGGCTCGATATCACGGACAACCATATCTTCCAATGTTTTCAGAACCCCCTCACCCAGGCCCTGCGGGACCTCATCGGCCAGCGCGGCCTCGGGGGCATTTCCCTGGGGCTCTGTGCCGACGTGACCATTCACCGCAACCGCATCGAGAAAAATGGTGGCGTCTACACCAAACCCACCTGTGGCATCTGGATTACCTATGGCGAAGAGGTGGATATCACCCCATAA
- a CDS encoding OmpA family protein: MFNSPRANARQSDLSQLGHELLQALAAAADGQMEGLQQTRDTQVAMTALLQTEAQRLQHKYGPDHSRVQQINTTLQRNTAIVNDLAVELEIATIRQPDVDEKSALVQGRVVDRRYRGMAGLVVYLGNEQRQPLRFLGTAETDGSGYYALTIAPETLAKLAEAAPDGVFLGVCTPQGRVVYQRPEAIFPQGGDRLTLEVVLQRDDLSPVDGGKPVEPPAAKAWVVRGQVVDANTSEAIAGVQVSAIDNNRRFDDKLGSAITDAKGTFRITYDFQSRHDAPEDRGPDLYVTVIDEAGNQLFSSQSELRPNASREEEFKIAIAASTTPGATELPLNGSVLWFATGSTKFRQDDDRLNGERLLKLAIRRTQQFIRQNPNGQIALQGYASSEDGTPEEALSLAEKRAEVVQAMLVQANLPANQLSVAAQGIDDSYAEVSLNQRVDIVLLPGRLGRDRIGNRPRGNRFDPSRF; encoded by the coding sequence ATGTTTAACTCACCCCGCGCCAATGCCCGCCAAAGTGACCTGAGCCAACTCGGCCATGAGCTGCTACAGGCCTTAGCTGCCGCCGCCGATGGTCAGATGGAGGGGTTACAACAAACCCGTGACACCCAAGTGGCGATGACCGCCCTACTGCAAACCGAAGCCCAGCGGTTACAGCACAAATATGGCCCTGACCACAGCCGGGTGCAGCAAATCAACACCACCCTGCAGCGCAACACCGCCATCGTCAATGACCTGGCGGTGGAGCTGGAAATTGCCACTATTCGTCAGCCCGACGTCGATGAAAAATCAGCCTTGGTGCAGGGGCGAGTAGTGGATCGACGCTACCGGGGCATGGCTGGCCTGGTAGTGTACTTGGGCAATGAGCAACGGCAACCGCTGCGGTTTTTGGGCACGGCCGAGACCGATGGCTCTGGGTACTACGCCCTGACCATTGCCCCGGAAACCCTGGCCAAACTGGCAGAAGCCGCCCCCGATGGGGTGTTTCTGGGGGTGTGTACCCCCCAGGGCAGAGTAGTCTACCAGCGCCCCGAGGCCATCTTCCCCCAGGGGGGCGATCGCCTCACCTTGGAAGTCGTGCTGCAGCGCGACGATCTCAGCCCCGTCGATGGCGGCAAACCGGTGGAACCGCCTGCTGCCAAAGCTTGGGTAGTACGAGGTCAGGTGGTCGATGCCAACACCAGTGAGGCCATTGCCGGGGTCCAGGTCAGCGCCATTGACAATAACCGCCGCTTTGACGACAAACTGGGCTCCGCCATCACCGATGCCAAGGGAACCTTTCGCATCACCTACGACTTTCAAAGCCGCCATGATGCCCCGGAAGACCGCGGCCCCGATCTCTATGTCACCGTCATTGATGAGGCCGGGAACCAGCTGTTTTCGTCTCAGTCGGAGCTGCGGCCCAATGCCAGCCGCGAGGAGGAATTTAAAATTGCGATCGCAGCTTCAACCACCCCTGGTGCAACGGAGCTGCCCTTGAATGGCTCTGTCCTCTGGTTCGCCACTGGGTCCACCAAATTCCGCCAAGACGACGACCGCCTGAATGGAGAACGCCTGCTCAAACTAGCCATCCGCCGGACCCAGCAATTTATTCGCCAGAACCCCAACGGCCAGATTGCCCTGCAAGGCTATGCCAGCAGCGAAGACGGGACCCCAGAAGAGGCGCTCTCCCTGGCAGAAAAACGGGCCGAGGTCGTGCAAGCGATGCTAGTTCAGGCCAATCTACCCGCCAATCAACTCTCCGTCGCTGCCCAAGGCATCGATGACAGCTACGCCGAGGTGTCACTCAACCAACGCGTCGACATTGTACTGTTGCCAGGACGTCTAGGACGCGATCGCATCGGCAACCGCCCGCGCGGCAATCGGTTCGATCCTAGCCGCTTTTGA